From one Lycium barbarum isolate Lr01 chromosome 6, ASM1917538v2, whole genome shotgun sequence genomic stretch:
- the LOC132645404 gene encoding pentatricopeptide repeat-containing protein At5g16420, mitochondrial — MLISPKFACHRRRVYTSINFTHLFKTHPSFQHLSTIKSKSELLNSYTVTPPVKPWPRFLTHKTLISLVKSQHDVNLSLQIFHHAANFHPGFFHNYETYLSIINKLCRAREFDKVETLLAELRNSSIKCGEVLFVNVIRNYGIASKPKLALKTFLRIEKFGVHRSVRSFNALLNAFVQNKEYDLVYALFKNCQKKLNIMPSVFTCNILLNALCKKGDIGSAIKVLDEMPVMGIVPNVVSYTTILGCYVTLGDLVGAKRMFDEIVDRGWLPDATTYTILMHGFVKQGKFMDAVKLMDEMEDNGVGPNEVTYGIMIEAFCKEKKSGEAVNLLNDMLDKRYVPSPALCSKVIDVLCEEGKVEEACYLWKKLLVKNCTPDNAISSTLIHWLCKKGQIREARKLFDEFEKSSSPSVLTYNMLIAGMCERGELHEAGRLWDDMVDKGCIPNAFTYNMLIKGFCKVGNAKEGIRVLEEMLDKGCLPNKSTYSILIKGLLDSECKAEVFRVLALAASGDVDPETWGVLVAKFVTDIPNVCSVLGKILSENEV, encoded by the coding sequence ATGTTAATTTCCCCAAAGTTTGCCTGCCACAGACGGCGTGTCTACACCTCAATCAACTTCACCCATTTGTTTAAGACCCACCCGTCTTTCCAGCACCTCTCCACCATTAAATCCAAATCAGAACTCCTCAATTCCTACACAGTCACACCACCTGTCAAACCATGGCCTAGATTCCTCACACATAAAACACTCATCTCATTAGTCAAATCCCAACATGATGTTAACCTTTCACTCCAAATCTTTCACCATGCTGCCAATTTCCACCCTGGTTTTTTCCATAATTACGAAACCTACCTCTCCATTATCAACAAGCTTTGTCGTGCACGGGAATTTGATAAAGTAGAGACCCTTTTAGCTGAATTAAGGAATTCCAGTATTAAATGTGGGGAGGTTTTGTTTGTTAATGTGATAAGGAATTATGGGATTGCTAGTAAGCCTAAATTGGCACTTAAGACTTTTTTGAGAATCGAAAAGTTTGGTGTTCACAGGTCAGTTAGGTCATTTAATGCTTTGTTGAATGCTTTTGTACAGAATAAAGAGTATGATTTGGTTTATGCTTTGTTTAAGAATTGTCAGAAGAAGTTGAATATAATGCCTAGTGTGTTTACTTGTAATATCTTGTTGAATGCTTTGTGTAAGAAAGGCGATATTGGTAGTGCGATTAAAGTTCTTGATGAGATGCCTGTGATGGGAATAGTTCCTAATGTGGTTAGCTATACAACCATTTTGGGTTGTTATGTGACACTCGGTGATTTAGTGGGTGCGAAGAGGATGTTTGATGAAATTGTTGATAGAGGGTGGTTGCCTGATGCGACGACGTATACTATCTTGATGCATGGATTTGTTAAGCAAGGGAAGTTTATGGATGCGGTTAAGTTAATGGATGAGATGGAGGATAATGGGGTTGGGCCAAATGAGGTGACGTATGGAATTATGATTGAGGCGTTTTGTAAGGAAAAGAAGTCCGGTGAAGCAGTTAATTTACTTAATGATATGCTAGATAAGAGGTATGTACCAAGCCCAGCACTTTGCTCTAAGGTGATTGATGTCTTGTGTGAAGAGGGAAAGGTTGAGGAGGCGTGTTATTTGTGGAAGAAATTATTGGTTAAGAATTGTACTCCAGATAATGCAATATCAAGCACACTTATTCACTGGCTCTGTAAGAAGGGACAGATTCGGGAAGCAAGGAAATTATTTGACGAGTTTGAGAAGAGTTCGAGTCCTAGTGTTTTGACATATAACATGCTTATTGCAGGGATGTGTGAGAGGGGAGAGTTGCATGAAGCTGGGAGGTTATGGGATGACATGGTAGACAAGGGTTGCATTCCCAATGCTTTTACTTACAACATGTTGATCAAAGGTTTTTGCAAAGTTGGAAATGCCAAGGAAGGAATTAGAGTTCTAGAAGAGATGCTTGATAAAGGGTGTCTCCCTAACAAATCTACTTATTCCATCTTAATTAAGGGGCTTCTTGACTCCGAATGCAAAGCAGAAGTTTTCAGGGTGCTTGCACTGGCTGCGTCTGGTGATGTCGATCCTGAAACTTGGGGAGTCCTTGTGGCCAAGTTTGTTACTGATATTCCTAATGTATGTTCTGTTTTGGGTAAGATATTGTCAGAGAATGAAGTGTAA
- the LOC132645405 gene encoding U-box domain-containing protein 44-like: protein MAPDVIGGPSFGPFAGLLSSTIEVIIELVLTSKNVFIEKKSFAELSAYLNRIVPFLKEINRKNINDSTPWENVIEILNRQTVEARQLISECSKKNKVYLLLSCRSISKRIENITREISRALSCIPLASLDISSGIKEEIVQLIDSMRTAEFKTAIAEEEILEKIESGMQQRNVDRSYANKLFVSIAEAVGVSTESSALRREFEEFKNEIDNARLRKDQAEALQMDQIIALLERADAATSRQEKEKKYFTKRKSLGNQPLEPLLSFYCPITREVMTDPVETPSGHTFERCAIEKWLAEGNLCPMTSTPLNNTMLRPNKTLRQSIEEWKDRNTMITIASLKLKLSSTKEEEVLNCLEQLRDICEQREIHREWVIMEDYIPNLIKLLGLKSRDIRNLVLEVLCVLAKDGDDTKERIAEADSALESIVHSLGRRIGERKSAVALLLELSNCKSVQESIGKVQGCILLLVTMSSCDDNKAAKDARDVLENISFSDDNVILMAKANYFKYLLQRLSSGSSDVKFRMAKTLGEMELTDHNKSSLFEEGVLDSLLSLLSHGEIEVKQAGVKALLNLSSLPKNGQEMIRKGVMRPLLDTLYRHTSSQSLRELVAATITKLAFSASIETQVSLFDADEDIYELFSLVNVNGPAVQQSILQAFCAMCKSPSAASVKAKLAQCSAVQVLVQFFEHGNSNVRSDAVKLFCCLIENGDEAMIQEHVDQKFIEILLKIIKTSEDEEEIACAMGIISHLPQSPQVSEWLFAAEGLPVFSRFLPEVKHKSSCKLQLVENAVGALCHFTVSINQQTQRVAGLVPKLVRLLDLGTSLTKKRAAVCLAQLSENSQTLSRPIPRRNRLWCFSPSQVELCPVHRGICTLETSFCLVEAGAVGPLVRVLGDPDPGACEASLDALLTLIKDEKLQSGAKVLAEENAIPSMIKLLGSPSPELQQKVLNSLERIFRLLEYKQMYESSAQMPLVDLTQRGTSNIKSLAAKVLAQLNVLHDQSSFF from the exons ATGGCGCCAGATGTGATTGGGGGTCCTTCTTTTGGTCCGTTTGCGGGACTCCTCTCTTCAACTATAGAGGTCATCATTGAGTTAGTACTTACTTCCAAGAATGTCTTTATAGAGAAAAAGAGTTTTGCAGAACTTTCAGCTTATCTGAATCGTATTGTTCCTTTTCTTAAGGAGATCAATAGGAaaaacattaatgattccacacCCTGGGAAAATGTTATAGAAATTCTTAACCGACAGACAGTGGAGGCAAGGCAACTTATCTCAGAATGCAGTAAGAAAAACAAGGTCTATCTCTTATTGAGTTGTCGGTCTATTTCAAAGCGGATAGAAAATATCACCAGGGAAATTAGCCGTGCATTAAGTTGCATTCCTTTAGCTTCTCTTGACATTTCTTCGGGTATAAAGGAAGAGATTGTCCAGCTGATCGATAGTATGCGTACAGCGGAGTTTAAAACAGCTATAGCTGAAGAAGAGATTTTAGAGAAGATAGAGTCAGGTATGCAACAGAGAAATGTTGATCGCTCCTATGCCAACAAATTGTTTGTTTCAATTGCGGAGGCTGTTGGAGTTTCAACTGAAAGCTCAGCTTTAAGAAGAGAATTTGAAGAATTCAAAAATGAAATAGATAATGCACGGTTAAGGAAAGATCAGGCTGAAGCGTTGCAGATGGACCAAATAATTGCTCTGCTAGAAAGGGCGGACGCTGCAACATCTCgccaggaaaaagaaaagaagtacTTCACAAAGCGGAAATCATTGGGCAATCAACCTTTGGAACCACTTTTGTCATTCTATTGCCCAATCACTCGTGAGGTTATGACTGATCCTGTTGAGACTCCTTCAGGGCATACTTTTGAAAGGTGTGCAATAGAGAAGTGGTTGGCAGAGGGAAATTTGTGTCCTATGACATCTACACCTTTGAACAATACAATGTTGCGGCCGAATAAAACTCTGCGACAGTCAATTGAGGAATGGAAAGACCGAAATACAATGATCACTATTGCTTCCTTGAAATTGAAACTATCATCCACCAAGGAGGAAGAAGTTCTCAATTGCCTGGAACAGCTAAGGGATATTTGTGAGCAGAGAGAAATACATCGAGAATGGGTTATTATGGAGGACTATATTCCTAATCTAATCAAGCTACTGGGTTTGAAAAGTAGGGATATCAGGAATCTTGTTCTTGAGGTGCTCTGCGTACTAGCAAAGGATGGTGATGATACTAAG GAAAGAATTGCTGAAGCTGATAGTGCATTGGAATCTATTGTTCACTCACTTGGACGTCGCATTGGTGAAAGGAAGTCAGCAGTAGCATTGTTACTGGAGTTGTCAAATTGTAAGTCAGTTCAGGAGTCCATTGGGAAAGTTCAAGGTTGCATACTTCTGTTAGTTACTATGTCAAGCTGTGATGACAACAAAGCCGCCAAAGATGCAAGGGACGTTTTGGAGAACATTTCATTTTCTGATGACAATGTTATCCTGATGGCCAAGGCTAACTATTTCAAGTACTTGTTGCAACGTCTTTCTTCAG GATCCAGTGATGTTAAGTTCCGAATGGCAAAAACCTTAGGAGAGATGGAGTTGACAGATCACAATAAGTCATCTCTATTTGAAGAGGGAGTTCTAGATTCCCTTCTTTCCTTGTTGTCACATGGTGAAATTGAAGTAAAACAAGCAGGTGTGAAAGCCCTTCTAAACCTCTCTAGTTTACCAAAGAATGGACAGGAAATGATCAGGAAAGGTGTTATGCGTCCACTGCTTGATACGTTGTACCGTCACACATCTTCCCAAAGTCTGCGGGAACTTGTAGCAGCCACTATTACAAAACTTGCCTTCTCAGCAAGCATTGAAACACAGGTTTCACTGTTTGATGCTGATGAAGACATTTATGAACTCTTTTCCCTAGTTAACGTGAATGGCCCAGCTGTGCAGCAAAGCATTCTCCAGGCTTTCTGCGCCATGTGCAAGTCTCCATCTGCTGCTAGTGTCAAGGCAAAGCTAGCACAG TGCTCAGCTGTCCAAGTGCTAGTGCAATTCTTTGAGCATGGCAATTCAAATGTTCGGTCAGATGCAGTCAAATTATTCTGTTGCTTGATTGAAAATGGCGATGAAGCTATGATCCAGGAGCACGTGGACCAAAAGTTCATTGAAATATTACTTAAGATCATCAAGACTTCTGAGGACGAAGAAGAGATTGCTTGTGCAATGGGGATCATCTCCCACCTTCCCCAATCTCCTCAAGTCTCTGAGTGGCTTTTTGCAGCGGAAGGACTTCCAGTGTTTTCCAGATTTCTTCCTGAGGTAAAGCATAAGAGTTCCTGTAAGCTTCAGTTGGTAGAAAATGCTGTTGGGGCATTATGTCATTTCACCGTCTCAATAAACCAGCAAACACAGAGGGTAGCTGGCCTTGTTCCCAAGCTGGTGCGGCTGCTAGACCTGGGAACAAGCTTGACAAAAAAACGAGCTGCAGTTTGTCTTGCACAGCTTTCAGAGAATTCACAAACACTGAGTCGTCCAATCCCAAGGCGTAACAGGTTATGGTGCTTCTCACCTTCACAAGTAGAACTTTGCCCTGTTCACCGAGGGATATGCACACTGGAAACTTCATTTTGTTTGGTAGAGGCTGGGGCGGTGGGACCTCTGGTGAGGGTTCTTGGGGATCCAGATCCTGGAGCCTGTGAAGCTTCTTTAGATGCCTTATTGACTTTAATTAAGGATGAAAAACTTCAAAGTGGTGCTAAAGTTCTTGCTGAAGAAAATGCCATACCATCAATGATAAAGCTACTAGGTAGTCCTTCCCCCGAACTGCAACAAAAGGTTCTGAACTCATTAGAAAGAATTTTTAGGTTGCTGGAATACAAGCAGATGTATGAATCCTCTGCTCAGATGCCTTTAGTTGACTTGACACAACGAGGAACTAGCAACATCAAATCTTTAGCAGCAAAGGTACTTGCTCAGTTGAATGTGCTTCATGATCAGTCCTCTTTTTTCTAA